Proteins from one Candidatus Polarisedimenticolaceae bacterium genomic window:
- a CDS encoding class D sortase: MSGRAVRSLRRVLFAAGIALLAVSALAWMDRTVSSRLALAAFDDEVDVRLWSDERVRRYRESLRTDTRSPSAVLEIRRLGIRVPVFDSTDELALNRGAGWIAGTARPGEDGNVGIAGHRDGFFRALKDVRVGDTIELETRDGRGTYLVDGIDIVEPERVEVLLPRGAPSLTLVTCYPFYYVGAAPQRYVVHATRDGSARSSDPAPGPPSANRRPD; this comes from the coding sequence GTGAGCGGGAGAGCCGTGCGGTCGCTTCGACGCGTGTTGTTCGCGGCCGGCATCGCCCTGCTGGCGGTGTCGGCCCTCGCGTGGATGGACCGCACGGTCTCCTCCCGCCTCGCGCTCGCGGCCTTCGACGACGAGGTGGACGTCCGCCTCTGGTCGGACGAGCGCGTCCGGAGATATCGCGAGAGCCTGCGGACGGACACGCGGTCCCCGTCGGCGGTGCTGGAGATCCGGCGACTGGGGATCCGTGTTCCCGTGTTCGATTCCACCGACGAGCTCGCGCTCAATCGCGGCGCCGGGTGGATCGCCGGCACCGCCCGTCCCGGCGAGGACGGAAACGTCGGCATCGCCGGGCACCGGGACGGCTTCTTCCGCGCTCTGAAGGACGTCCGCGTGGGAGACACGATCGAGCTCGAGACGCGGGACGGGAGGGGGACCTACCTCGTGGACGGGATCGACATCGTCGAGCCCGAACGCGTCGAGGTGCTCCTGCCGAGGGGGGCGCCCTCGCTCACCCTCGTCACCTGCTACCCGTTCTATTACGTCGGGGCCGCCCCGCAGCGGTACGTCGTGCACGCGACGCGGGACGGATCGGCTAGAAGCTCAGACCCAGCGCCAGGACCACCGTCGGCGAATCGTCGTCCGGATTGA